From Paraburkholderia sprentiae WSM5005:
GAGCCAGTGCTCGCCCATGTAGTCGCCGGCCACGTGCGGCAGCGCGCTGTGCAGATGACGCTCGGCCGCATCGAACAGCACGGTGCGACGCACGTCGCCGGCGGGCAGCGCGCGCGCGAGCCCACGCTGGCACCAGGCGCGGCTCAGATTGAGGCCGTCCAGATGCGCGATCTTGCCGTCGCTGCGATCGGTGACGGTGACGGGCTCGAACAGCGTCGCCGGCGTTTTCGCGCCGAGGTCCGGCAGAAAGCGCCCGAACCAGTCGGTGAACTGGGCGGACGGCAACACGCGCCGCATCAACTCCGCTTCCATCAGCGACGGCGACAGGAACTCGTCGCCGGCCGGCTCCCACGCCTGGCATGCAACGTCGTCCAGATACCAGCGCTCGGCGGTGCTGACGATCAGCGCCTCGATCGATTCGCGCGAGGTTTGCCGCGCGAAATCGAGCGTCAACGCAAGCGCGAACGCCATGTTGAAGTGGGTGCCGACGCGCAGCGGATAGGTCGCTTTCGGCAGAAACTCCTCGAAGCGCTCGACGAATGATTCGGTGAGCGGCGCGAACGTCTTTGCCCAGCGCGCGGCTTCCGAGATTTTCAGCGACTGCAGCTGCGCGCCGAGCGCGAGCAGCCATGCCCAGCCATACGGTCGCTCGAAGCCGCGGTTGTGCGGCAGGTCCAGATACGCGAGCTCGCCGGCGACGTTCGCCTCGGTGAAATGCTGGTCGACCACCGCGACGATGCGCGCGGCCTCGGGCAGATCGGGGAAGCGTTCGAGTAGATGCAGGATCAGCCAGTAGCCGTGCACGCACGAGTGCCAGTCGTAGCTGCCGTAGAAGATCGGATGCAACGCGCGCGGGCCCTTTACGTCCTGCGGGCCTGCGAGCGAGTGCGTGAGCTTGTTCGGGTATTCGCGCGTGAGGTGGGCGAGCGCGACATTGGCGAATTTCGACGCGAATTCGCGGGTAAGCTGGGTGGTCATCGGCGGCTCCTCAGAAGCGGAATGCGAGCAGATACATCAGTATGGAGTTGACGATCAGCAGTAGTAAAGCGCTCGGCCATCGGCGTCATCAACGAGCTGGCGGCGGGTGCCCGAAAGCATCAACCGTCGGTCATTCCTTCCGCCGTCAGGCTCGACCGAGCTGCCGATGTTCCGCGATTTGCCCGTGGATTTCCGCTACGTGCTGGGTCTTCGGGGCTATCAACCTCCCCGAATGTAATCCGGCAACGCCACGGCGTTCGCGGCCGGATCGCCGGCCGCATTGGTCGGTAGATACTGCGTCTGAAATGCGGTGAACATCGCGGCGAATCCATCGGCGCGCTGCACGATCACCGCGCCGTCCTGGAACGCGCCGTTTTCGTTGTAGTGCGGGCCGCGCGGATTGCCTTGATTCATGTGGGTCTCGTGAAGACCGTCCTTCTTCGGCAGAAACAGAAAGCCGAACCCATAGACCACGATGCCCGCTGCCGTCGGTGTCCAGAAATCGCGGTTATGCAACTGACCGCTGCCGTTGTCGAAGGGCAAGCTTTGCGACGGCTGCGTCTCGTCGATGCTCAGGATTTCGTCGATGATGTCGTTCACGTCAGCGCGATTGCCGTTTTGATCCTCGTACGGAATCGGCCGCATGCGGTGAATGTCGAGCAGGCTGCTGTCCTGAAAGTAATCGAGCCGCGGAAAGCCGCTGGTGTACAAGCCGAGGTTCAGTGGCTGAAGTTTGGCGGTTAGCGGATCGGCGAAGTTTAGATCGGCATAGAAGTAGACGTCGTCGTTACCGCTTGCGCCCGGTTGTGTCGACGCCGAATTGACGACGATGTTGAATGGCGTATCGTCGTTGTCCGCAACCGTAATCACATAATGTGGACTGCCTATATACGAATCTTTAAAAGGCGCCGCGCGCAGCAGTTTTCCCTTGAACATGCAGTATTCGTTCATGACGGAAGGACCTTCTCAAAGTTGACGAACGGAAAGCGACTCGCATCCAAGCATACGGTGTGACTCGTCGATCAACAACCGCGTCGGCTGTCACACGGTTTCCATGTTGATGCGGGCGATCGCCGCCGACGGCAACGCGAACGCCGCTCAGATCAGCGAGCCGTTCCGAACCCGGCCTCCCATCGGGGACATTCGACCAGCACGTCGGCGGTTGGTCCTTCCGTTTCTGTTTGCCTTACCTCAGAGTAAGGAGCATTGGGGGCATTATGACAGCAGCAACTATCACCTCGAAGGGCCAGGTCACGATCCCCGTGGACGTGCGTAACCAGGGTCCGCAGAGTGCGGCGTGGGCTGCATTCTGCCAGGGCAACGGGAAAAGGCCAAATATGCGGGTCCCGGACCGTAACTCTTTCATTGTTAGCTCATCACGCTGGCTGCGCCGGGGCAGTACACTACCGGTCTAGAAAGCCAGCTAATCCCATCCACGTCAGACAGTCCATGGACTACTTCGCCGCAGCACGTGCCTTCGTTTGCGCAGCGGAACTGCAGAGCTTCAGCAAGACGGCCAACGCACTGTCCGTCAAAACCTCGACTGTCTCCCGCTACGTGAGCGAACTCGAAAGAGATCTGGGCATCGCCCTATTCAACCGGTCGACGCGCGGCCTCGTCCTGACAGAAGGCGGCCGGCTGTTTCGTGAACACGCCTTGTTAGCGTTGCAAGCACTCGATGACGCGCGCGAAGTGACGTCGTCGCTAAATCGCACGCCACAAGGCGTGCTGCGCGTGACAATGCCACCGGCATTCGGCCGCCTGCACATCGTGCCGCATCTGCCGGCCTTCATGGCGCGCTATCCTGATATCGACTTCGACATCGTCTCTACGGACGAAACGCTCAACATGATCGACGCGGGCATTGATGTGGCGATCCGTACCGGAGTGCTGCCCGATTCGTCACTGATGGCGAGGCGCCTGGCACCGCATCGTCGTATCGTCTGTGGCAGCCCGGCGTATTTCGCGCGTAGCGGCACACCGCGTGTCCCTGGCGATCTGGCCGCGCGCGATGCGCTTCGCGTGCCCCTGGTTCAGGACGACAAATGGTATTTCACGCAGGTCACGGCAGACGCGCGGGCGTCGCAAGTACAGGAACAGGTGCTGGTGGAGTTGCAGGGACGCTTGCGCGTTGACGACTCCGAAGCCGTGCTCGCGCTCGCCGTGGCCGGTTGTGGCGTGGCGCTGCTGCCGACATGGCTCACCTCTACTGCCCTGCGAGAAGGGCGCTTGCAGCACGTGCTGCCGGAATGGGAAGCACGCACCGGACGAGCCGAACCCGCGGTCCGGGCGGTCTACCCACCGAAGAAGATCGTCTCGTCGAAGGTGCGCGCCTTCGTGGATTTCTATGCCGAGGCGTTTGGCGAGCCGCCGTACTGGGACGACGGTCTCGCACTGGAGCCTCAGCCTTAATGGACGAAGCGGATGTCTAGCGTGCGCAGGTAAGTCTGCAAGCCTGCATCCTGGATCGGAATCACATAGGCGTTCTCGTTCGTTTCATTGAAATGCGCATGCCAGTGTCCGGGCGGCGTGACGAATGCCATCCCCGCTTCCCAATCGACGCGGGTCGGATTCACGATATTGCCATCCCTGTCGAGTTCGGTTCCAACCAGCGTATAGACACCCGGCTTGCCACTGGCGATGAAGTCAAGTGCAATCGATTGGTGCCGGTGCGGCTTCTGCACCGAGTTGGGTGGCACGATGCCGAACATTGCCCACAACACATGCGTGACCGTGCGCGTCTGCGGAAAGTTGGCGTTGCCCATCAGTACGCTGATGCGGTTGCGACGACCTGCGTTCGCTTGTTCCGCGACCGCGCGCAATGCTGCCTGCGCCTCGGCGGCCGGATAGTGTGTCGGCGCAAAGCGCGCATGCACCCCGGTGGTACCGAGATAGGTGAGCAGTGGCGCGTCATTGACGTAATACAGCGTGGTCGTCGCAGCAGCGGACAGCACAGTGGCATGGCCGCCCGGGAATGTGAAGAAATCGCCCACCGAAAAGGAGAAGTTCGTTTCGGATTGCTTCACGCTACCCGCTCCGCTAATGACGTAGCAGACCTGCGAGGTCGCATTGGGATCGAGTGTCAACGCATCGCCCGCATTGATGCGCAGGAAGTTGGCGCTCAAGCCGGGACCCGTCGCGGGACCCGGGCAGCCCAACTCCGCAGACAGGTCGAGCGGCACGACTCGGGTTGCGCCGTCTGCATAAAGCGATGGCGCAAAGTTACGGAAAGGCACGCGCGAGATGAGCTTCGCACCAATCGGATTGGCGGACGAGGTGTATTCGAAGTATCGCGCGTCTACCGTGGCGACATTCGGTTCGGTGCAAAGCGCGGGGGATGTCCTGGTCAGCATGGTTTTGCTCCTTTTAAGTTTTGAGGGGGCTTCACGCGGGTCAATTTATGAGGATCCGCGTCCGAAGGCTGACCTGACTTTAGGCGCGTGGCGTTTGCGGCAGAAGTGCCGGACATCGAAATCACCTTTGCGCAAAAGGAACACCCTGCGACGGTTTCGAGGCACGGCGGGTTTTTCGTGCCGGGCCGCTATGCAGTTCATCATCGGCCGGGCGGATCCCGTCGTGAATCCTCTCGATACGATTGCCTACTACGATAAAGTGAACGCCCTTCAAGGCTCCCAGGCGACCACGGACAGCTTTTTCAGGCTGTTCATGGTTCCGGGAATGCGCGACCGACCGACTCAACGCTCTCGCCACCGAGCTGCGTTATTCGCACGGTGTCGCGATCAAGGTGATCACCGCCGACCTGATCGCGTCGGGCCACTCGTCGACGCCCGGTATGGCCATGATTTGGGAAAACGCCAACTACCCCCGCTACCGTTGCGTAGCGCATGGACAGCGCAGCCGCACCACGCAGCGCTATAGCACGCCAACCTCCCGCGCGGTGGCATCGATCGCCGCCTTCGCCTTCGAGACGATTTCGTCGATTTCCGGCCTGCTGATCACGAGCGGCGGCGATAGCAACATGCGGTCGCCACTGGCGCGCATGATCAGATTGCCCTCGAAGCACAAATCGCGGCACAACGTACCGACCTCGCCGCCATTCGCAAAGCGCTTGCGCTCGAGCGGCGCCTCGGCGAGTTGCACGCCCGCGACGAGACCGGCGCCGCTGATCTCGCCAACGATAGGATGACCCGCGAACGTCTCACGCAGCTTGTTCTGAAAGTACGGACCTGTATCCGCTTTGACGCGCGCGACGATCTTCTCGTCACGCAGCAGTGTCAGATTGGCAAGCGCGACGGCCGCCGCCACCGGATGCCCAGAGTAGGTGAGACCATGATTGAAATCGCCGTTGTCGATCAACGCAAGCGCGACGCGATCATGTAAGCCAACCGCCCCCATCGGCACATAACCGCTCGTCAGTCCCTTCGCGAGCGTGATCAGATCCGGCTCGAAGCCGAAGTGCTGATGCGCGAACCATTCGCCGGTTCGGCCGAAGCCGCCGATCACTTCGTCCGCGACGAGCAGCACGTCGTACTTACGGCAAATCCGCTGGATTTCCGGCCAATAAGTGTCCGCCGGAAAGATCACGCCGCCCGCTCCCTGGAAAGGCTCACCGATAAATGCGGCGACATGGTCCGCACCGAGTTCCAGAATCTTCGCTTCGAGCTGCCGCGCGCGCGCCAGCGCGAATTCTTCCGGCGTCTGATCGCTTGTCGCTTCGCCGAAGAAATAGGGCTGGTCGATATGCACGACGTTCTCGACTTTCGACGGCATCTGTTCATGCATATAAGCCATGCCGCCGAGCGTGCCTGCGGCGATCGTCGAGCCGTGATAAGCGTTTTTGCGCGCGATGACGAACTTCTTCGCGGGCTGGCGTTGCGTCGCCCAGTATCGATGGACGATGCGCAGCACGGTGTCGGTCCCTTCCGAGCCGCTGTTGCAGTAGAAAAAGTGATTGAATGGCGCAGGCATCAGTTCGGCAAGCAGCGCGGACAGTTCAATCACCGGCGGATGCGTGGTCTTGAAGAACGTGTTGTAGTACGGCAGTGCCAGCATCTGCCGGAATGCGGCGTCGGCGAGTTCCTTGCGGCCATAGCCGACCTGCACGCACCAGAGTCCCGCCATGCCGTCGATCATCTTGTTGCCGTCCGAGTCCCACAGGTACACGCCGTGCGCGTTGACGATCACGCGAGAACCCGCGCGATTGAGCGAGCCCATATCCGAGAATGGGTGGATGTGATGCGCGGCATCGAGCGCGCGGAATTCGGCGGTGCTGCGCGATGTGGCTGGCGATGTCAGTGCGTCTATCGTGCCGCCCAATGCGGGCGCTCCCTTTTCCGCAAACGTCACTTCTTCGGTCTTATCGCTCATACTGCCCTCCGAGTTTGCAAAGTTCTCATTGACCGCTTGGCCGGCGGCATTC
This genomic window contains:
- a CDS encoding cupin domain-containing protein is translated as MLTRTSPALCTEPNVATVDARYFEYTSSANPIGAKLISRVPFRNFAPSLYADGATRVVPLDLSAELGCPGPATGPGLSANFLRINAGDALTLDPNATSQVCYVISGAGSVKQSETNFSFSVGDFFTFPGGHATVLSAAATTTLYYVNDAPLLTYLGTTGVHARFAPTHYPAAEAQAALRAVAEQANAGRRNRISVLMGNANFPQTRTVTHVLWAMFGIVPPNSVQKPHRHQSIALDFIASGKPGVYTLVGTELDRDGNIVNPTRVDWEAGMAFVTPPGHWHAHFNETNENAYVIPIQDAGLQTYLRTLDIRFVH
- a CDS encoding tannase/feruloyl esterase family alpha/beta hydrolase, whose protein sequence is MQFIIGRADPVVNPLDTIAYYDKVNALQGSQATTDSFFRLFMVPGMRDRPTQRSRHRAALFARCRDQGDHRRPDRVGPLVDARYGHDLGKRQLPPLPLRSAWTAQPHHAAL
- a CDS encoding aspartate aminotransferase family protein; this encodes MSDKTEEVTFAEKGAPALGGTIDALTSPATSRSTAEFRALDAAHHIHPFSDMGSLNRAGSRVIVNAHGVYLWDSDGNKMIDGMAGLWCVQVGYGRKELADAAFRQMLALPYYNTFFKTTHPPVIELSALLAELMPAPFNHFFYCNSGSEGTDTVLRIVHRYWATQRQPAKKFVIARKNAYHGSTIAAGTLGGMAYMHEQMPSKVENVVHIDQPYFFGEATSDQTPEEFALARARQLEAKILELGADHVAAFIGEPFQGAGGVIFPADTYWPEIQRICRKYDVLLVADEVIGGFGRTGEWFAHQHFGFEPDLITLAKGLTSGYVPMGAVGLHDRVALALIDNGDFNHGLTYSGHPVAAAVALANLTLLRDEKIVARVKADTGPYFQNKLRETFAGHPIVGEISGAGLVAGVQLAEAPLERKRFANGGEVGTLCRDLCFEGNLIMRASGDRMLLSPPLVISRPEIDEIVSKAKAAIDATAREVGVL
- a CDS encoding DUF2891 domain-containing protein; the encoded protein is MTTQLTREFASKFANVALAHLTREYPNKLTHSLAGPQDVKGPRALHPIFYGSYDWHSCVHGYWLILHLLERFPDLPEAARIVAVVDQHFTEANVAGELAYLDLPHNRGFERPYGWAWLLALGAQLQSLKISEAARWAKTFAPLTESFVERFEEFLPKATYPLRVGTHFNMAFALALTLDFARQTSRESIEALIVSTAERWYLDDVACQAWEPAGDEFLSPSLMEAELMRRVLPSAQFTDWFGRFLPDLGAKTPATLFEPVTVTDRSDGKIAHLDGLNLSRAWCQRGLARALPAGDVRRTVLFDAAERHLHSALPHVAGDYMGEHWLATFATLALEA
- a CDS encoding DUF2278 family protein — encoded protein: MNEYCMFKGKLLRAAPFKDSYIGSPHYVITVADNDDTPFNIVVNSASTQPGASGNDDVYFYADLNFADPLTAKLQPLNLGLYTSGFPRLDYFQDSSLLDIHRMRPIPYEDQNGNRADVNDIIDEILSIDETQPSQSLPFDNGSGQLHNRDFWTPTAAGIVVYGFGFLFLPKKDGLHETHMNQGNPRGPHYNENGAFQDGAVIVQRADGFAAMFTAFQTQYLPTNAAGDPAANAVALPDYIRGG
- a CDS encoding LysR family transcriptional regulator, which produces MDYFAAARAFVCAAELQSFSKTANALSVKTSTVSRYVSELERDLGIALFNRSTRGLVLTEGGRLFREHALLALQALDDAREVTSSLNRTPQGVLRVTMPPAFGRLHIVPHLPAFMARYPDIDFDIVSTDETLNMIDAGIDVAIRTGVLPDSSLMARRLAPHRRIVCGSPAYFARSGTPRVPGDLAARDALRVPLVQDDKWYFTQVTADARASQVQEQVLVELQGRLRVDDSEAVLALAVAGCGVALLPTWLTSTALREGRLQHVLPEWEARTGRAEPAVRAVYPPKKIVSSKVRAFVDFYAEAFGEPPYWDDGLALEPQP